The Verrucomicrobium spinosum DSM 4136 = JCM 18804 genome includes a region encoding these proteins:
- a CDS encoding DUF4175 family protein: MNTTLRPATVDALASFRDRRTRLLMMKAGIAAAVVLLGLLLIVAVLDWATFMPDSLRQGLSYTGYFIAVIAAWRLGVRFVKEARGLYGAARLMEVADKRMHEKLLSAVELAQGAQENLPDSPEFRARLQDEVAGDLQDFKAERILPTSLLIPWFKVLGGVLFLIIGLSFVPGLHLPGFIARAALPFANLSRPSSTKVKIVTPVRADVVVPLASSVPLAVQIDGKIPRRVLVETRTSDAKSSKKELTHNGAQRYEGSVGIGQSSVQYRILAGDAVTAWHTFHARPRPRVLEFAKTITPPAYTGLPPQTLTEDHGDLSALDGSVVQVTMKTNQPVEKSTASLQPNASLVGVNQNSADSLTLAIPVDGKSDAWQITLTARGTGFTNEEASPWRVQTLIDHPPSIGLTQPREQLECRTDDTVELVGIAEDDIGLARILVAHAINGADWKETVVQEKAGKRAEIHSSIKLTPLPVKTGDSVIVKLIAVDLKGQKAESYPIRLLIVEDKLNLAQRELAADQRRLAASAKTLAEEVRDLRKESEKVRAFDKKQRKNDEQEMQAEAALAKMKQHLAAVDEKSEELWNNLKETAQKSDNPLKAMELNLAGQRLAELRGQHLKELQEQSQAEDMDERQLKDAANQMANDAETVSQAMEAFAAADSAKAVREAMEHLAPQQTKLAEKAIDANRNPEERGKWQEQQRAALAAAASATKDLEDLKSAIQDHRKRDVNQHLENFDKKMPAVQNSLDTDKQHQAPEYLYGQAHELRNAANQARDASRWFADETAQKAQEMRERLLRDQNPALAAVDQARDQMAKAANEKKEQKNQSEPPKEQAADRLEAAARQFKDQSELREQNHQTNNQAALDKNRMGRALQNLAEELRRTESPEQIKAVSDKARQLIESARALESDAMAQDAASALQQAKDAALSQKTPAEQLPAAQAAASQLKQLPDTLRRAQSNQEAANAAQEAANNAQWQRDETQNQLRQLADQKQNGRQPQPMAPGQNRALEANARADAKLAEAISQFAPKVTAAREQVEAMTPKLSELAKNTSDALQRSQEQTQQTAQAAENNQPAEQTAQQANALMPQAREDAKKLSDLQAALRQEANAADLQKEADRQMARAADVGMAQIRQQTPQIAQNLQQAAQAQQAPRQQAQALKNAAQAQKQTAQALDQLAQNLQKMEQGQALPEDALAAQQAVEEALGIKQPLDQSYQEAQQIAKIMEQAQQDPKKALAALEQELKKNPQMQRALGELSEKTAQESQSNLELAQSQPQMAPLATAQGAHDLARVARHQERLDQKAAAQKVAQASAKLKELADAVKANPSQMTPQTAEQASQTGQQAHQAAAETASAQSENTPPPTSFSDAAKGSMLAQALDELDQAVNPMEGGSPQQSQEGQQAQASTQQGQQQGQPQQQQGQGQNPQQSAQQNAQQSLAQANQAQAQQMAQARAQGMVPGQKPPQAAQRDSQTAKGPNQEPAPDAAGNMAQGQTNLVVPVLGATQAGDWGHLPTRMAKDLSEASRQEPSPEYRAAIESYYKAIAEKAKK; encoded by the coding sequence CAGCTTCCGGGATCGGCGCACTCGGCTCCTCATGATGAAGGCCGGCATCGCCGCCGCTGTCGTGTTGCTGGGCCTGCTACTCATCGTGGCCGTCTTGGACTGGGCCACCTTTATGCCTGACTCCCTCCGCCAGGGACTCAGCTACACCGGCTACTTCATCGCCGTCATCGCCGCCTGGCGCCTGGGCGTACGCTTTGTCAAAGAAGCCCGTGGGCTCTACGGCGCAGCTCGCCTGATGGAGGTGGCGGACAAGCGCATGCACGAAAAGCTCCTTTCGGCGGTAGAGCTTGCGCAGGGCGCCCAGGAGAACCTGCCCGACTCTCCAGAGTTCCGCGCCCGCCTTCAGGACGAGGTGGCCGGAGACCTCCAGGACTTCAAGGCAGAGCGCATCCTCCCCACCAGCCTACTCATCCCCTGGTTCAAGGTCCTTGGCGGGGTGCTGTTTCTCATCATCGGCCTCTCCTTTGTACCCGGCCTGCACCTGCCCGGCTTCATTGCCCGCGCCGCCCTGCCCTTTGCCAATCTCTCCCGCCCCTCCAGCACCAAGGTCAAGATCGTCACCCCAGTGCGCGCAGACGTCGTCGTGCCCCTGGCCTCCAGCGTACCGCTCGCTGTCCAGATCGACGGCAAGATCCCCCGCCGCGTTCTGGTCGAGACCCGTACCAGTGACGCCAAGTCCTCCAAGAAGGAGCTGACCCACAACGGGGCCCAGCGCTACGAAGGCTCCGTCGGCATTGGCCAGAGCAGCGTCCAGTATCGGATCCTCGCCGGAGATGCCGTCACCGCCTGGCACACCTTCCACGCCCGCCCCCGCCCTCGCGTTCTGGAGTTCGCCAAGACCATCACGCCGCCCGCCTACACGGGTCTGCCACCCCAGACCCTCACGGAAGACCACGGCGATCTAAGCGCCCTGGATGGCTCCGTGGTGCAGGTGACCATGAAGACAAACCAGCCGGTGGAAAAATCCACCGCCTCTCTCCAGCCTAATGCCAGCCTCGTGGGGGTGAACCAGAATTCCGCAGACTCGCTGACGCTCGCCATCCCCGTGGACGGCAAGTCAGACGCCTGGCAGATCACCCTCACCGCCCGGGGCACGGGATTCACCAACGAAGAAGCCTCCCCATGGCGCGTCCAGACGTTGATCGACCATCCGCCGTCCATCGGCCTCACTCAACCTCGTGAACAGCTCGAATGCCGCACGGATGACACCGTCGAGCTGGTGGGCATCGCGGAGGACGACATCGGCCTCGCCAGGATCCTGGTGGCCCACGCCATCAACGGTGCCGACTGGAAGGAAACCGTCGTCCAGGAGAAGGCCGGCAAGCGGGCAGAAATTCACTCCTCCATCAAGCTGACCCCGCTCCCGGTCAAGACGGGAGACTCCGTCATCGTCAAGCTCATCGCGGTGGATCTCAAGGGCCAGAAGGCCGAGTCCTACCCCATCCGCCTCCTCATTGTGGAGGACAAACTCAACCTCGCCCAGCGTGAACTTGCTGCCGACCAACGTCGCCTGGCCGCCAGCGCGAAGACCCTGGCAGAGGAAGTGCGCGATCTCCGCAAGGAGTCGGAGAAGGTTCGTGCCTTTGACAAAAAGCAGCGCAAGAACGACGAGCAGGAGATGCAGGCGGAGGCCGCACTGGCCAAGATGAAACAACACCTGGCTGCGGTGGACGAAAAGTCTGAGGAGCTCTGGAACAATCTCAAGGAGACCGCGCAAAAATCGGACAACCCTCTCAAGGCCATGGAGCTGAACCTTGCCGGACAGCGCCTCGCCGAACTGCGTGGCCAGCACCTCAAGGAATTGCAGGAACAGAGCCAGGCGGAGGACATGGATGAGCGTCAGTTGAAGGACGCAGCCAACCAGATGGCCAATGATGCCGAGACCGTCTCGCAGGCAATGGAGGCCTTTGCCGCCGCCGACTCCGCCAAGGCCGTGCGCGAGGCCATGGAGCACCTTGCCCCCCAGCAGACGAAGCTTGCGGAGAAGGCCATCGATGCCAATCGCAATCCCGAAGAACGCGGCAAATGGCAGGAGCAACAACGTGCCGCCCTGGCCGCCGCTGCCAGTGCGACAAAGGATCTGGAAGACCTCAAGTCTGCCATTCAGGACCATCGCAAACGGGACGTGAACCAGCACCTCGAGAACTTCGACAAGAAGATGCCCGCAGTTCAAAACTCCCTCGATACCGACAAGCAGCATCAGGCCCCCGAGTATCTCTATGGTCAGGCGCATGAACTGCGCAACGCCGCCAACCAGGCGCGCGACGCCAGCCGCTGGTTCGCGGACGAAACCGCCCAGAAGGCTCAGGAAATGCGGGAACGCCTTCTGAGGGATCAAAACCCCGCCCTGGCTGCCGTGGATCAAGCGCGAGACCAGATGGCCAAGGCCGCCAACGAGAAAAAGGAACAGAAGAATCAGAGCGAGCCCCCCAAAGAGCAAGCCGCTGATCGTCTCGAAGCCGCCGCCCGCCAGTTCAAGGATCAGAGCGAACTCCGGGAGCAAAACCACCAGACCAACAACCAGGCCGCCCTGGACAAGAACCGGATGGGCCGCGCTTTGCAGAATCTTGCGGAGGAACTCCGTCGTACAGAAAGCCCGGAGCAGATCAAGGCCGTGTCGGACAAAGCCCGCCAACTGATCGAATCCGCCCGCGCGCTGGAATCAGACGCGATGGCCCAGGACGCCGCCTCCGCCCTCCAGCAGGCCAAGGACGCCGCCCTGTCTCAAAAAACGCCCGCAGAACAACTGCCTGCGGCCCAAGCCGCGGCCAGCCAGCTCAAGCAACTGCCTGACACCCTGCGTCGCGCCCAATCCAATCAGGAAGCTGCGAATGCGGCTCAGGAGGCGGCGAACAACGCTCAATGGCAGCGGGATGAGACCCAGAACCAGCTCCGCCAACTGGCCGACCAGAAGCAGAACGGGCGGCAGCCCCAACCGATGGCCCCCGGGCAAAACCGGGCTCTGGAAGCAAATGCCAGGGCCGACGCCAAACTCGCCGAGGCCATCAGCCAGTTTGCACCCAAGGTCACAGCCGCCCGCGAGCAGGTGGAAGCCATGACGCCCAAGCTGAGCGAGCTGGCCAAAAACACCTCCGACGCGCTCCAGCGATCCCAGGAACAGACCCAGCAGACCGCGCAGGCAGCAGAGAACAACCAGCCGGCGGAACAGACCGCCCAACAGGCCAATGCCCTGATGCCTCAGGCCAGGGAGGACGCCAAGAAACTCTCGGACCTTCAGGCCGCCCTCCGCCAGGAGGCCAATGCCGCAGACCTCCAGAAGGAAGCGGACCGCCAGATGGCGCGCGCTGCCGATGTCGGCATGGCCCAGATCCGCCAGCAAACACCGCAAATTGCGCAAAACCTCCAACAAGCCGCTCAGGCCCAACAAGCTCCGCGGCAGCAGGCGCAGGCGTTGAAGAACGCCGCCCAGGCCCAAAAACAAACGGCCCAGGCACTGGATCAGCTCGCCCAGAACCTCCAGAAAATGGAGCAGGGCCAGGCTCTTCCGGAAGATGCTCTCGCCGCACAGCAGGCTGTGGAGGAAGCCCTCGGCATCAAGCAACCTCTGGATCAGAGTTATCAGGAAGCCCAGCAGATCGCCAAAATCATGGAGCAGGCTCAACAGGATCCCAAGAAGGCTCTGGCCGCCCTCGAACAGGAACTGAAGAAGAACCCCCAGATGCAGCGCGCTCTGGGCGAGCTCTCAGAAAAGACCGCCCAGGAATCTCAGTCGAACCTGGAACTCGCGCAAAGCCAGCCCCAGATGGCCCCGCTCGCCACAGCCCAAGGCGCACATGATCTCGCCCGTGTCGCCCGCCATCAGGAGCGCCTCGACCAGAAGGCCGCAGCGCAAAAGGTCGCTCAAGCCAGTGCGAAACTGAAAGAGCTGGCCGACGCAGTGAAGGCCAATCCCTCGCAAATGACCCCTCAGACGGCAGAGCAAGCCTCCCAGACGGGTCAGCAAGCGCACCAAGCCGCCGCGGAAACCGCCTCTGCCCAGTCTGAAAACACCCCGCCGCCCACCTCTTTTTCCGATGCCGCGAAGGGCTCCATGCTCGCCCAGGCCTTGGATGAGCTGGATCAGGCCGTGAACCCGATGGAGGGCGGCAGCCCCCAGCAGTCCCAGGAAGGACAACAGGCACAAGCCAGCACACAACAAGGTCAGCAGCAAGGCCAACCCCAGCAACAACAAGGCCAGGGGCAGAACCCCCAACAGAGCGCGCAACAAAACGCCCAGCAGAGTCTGGCCCAAGCCAATCAAGCCCAGGCCCAACAGATGGCTCAAGCTCGTGCCCAGGGCATGGTCCCCGGTCAGAAGCCCCCCCAAGCCGCGCAACGCGACAGCCAGACCGCCAAAGGACCCAACCAGGAGCCCGCGCCAGATGCCGCCGGCAACATGGCCCAGGGTCAGACAAATCTCGTTGTTCCCGTGCTGGGAGCGACCCAGGCCGGAGACTGGGGCCACCTCCCCACCCGCATGGCCAAGGACCTTAGCGAAGCCTCCCGTCAGGAGCCTTCGCCGGAGTATCGCGCCGCCATCGAAAGCTATTACAAGGCCATTGCAGAGAAGGCCAAAAAATGA